The DNA segment GTCGTATTGAAACCGAAGTGCATGGGAAACGAGTGTTGAAGCTCGTAGATAAGAACGAAACCTACACGATGAACTCTCCGAAACTGGTGATAAAGTTTCTGCCTTTGCCTGGCGTGGACTGGTTGGGAAATGTTAAAATCCAATGCCCAGAAAATGGATTTGAAGCAGAATTATGTTATCGCGGTGTTACGTTTCTGCCTCGAGCATCCGTGCATCGGTCGATCAAAGGGAAGATCTTCAGTTCATCGTCCTTGGAGACTATTTACGAAATTTATGGCCACTGGGACAGGTAAAATgaaatttatacaaaattttgGTTTTCTTGATGACCATATGTCATGTGTATTGCGCACATATTCTTCTTCAGCTTGTAATTCTTTGTTTAATACGTGCAGAACTGTAAGTATTAAGGATGTTTCGAATGGAAAAACTACAGTTATATACAATGCAAGTGAGGCAATTTCCAGGTTGAAGACTCCCATTCTTAAAGATGCAGAGGTATGAAAATTTCAACATGAAATTTGTTCGAGCACGGTGTTATCAAATTTTCTCTCATGTGCCTTAATCTGATGCTATTCAGGCCGTTTTGCCAAGTGAATCGACTGCGGTGTGGGCGGAAGTAGGCCGAAATATCATACAAAAGAACTGGGAGAAGGCGAAGGATGCAAAGACAGACATCGAAGAAAGGCAAAGAGAGTTTGCCAAGAAAAGACAATCTATAGAAGAAGATTGGGTCCCTAAGCATTTCACAGTATCTTACAGTAAAGAAAATGGATGGGATTGTTTACCAAAACACAAATATGTTACCCCAGCTCCTATTTGTACTCCCTGATCAAACATTTATAACCCCTTATTTCATGCTATCTATCGATATTATTTATTGTCTATTCCATGAAGCCATCCAATGTTATGCACTCAAATAACCCAACTATGTTATCTTGACTAATATATTGAGAAATGTAATGAACACTTGACGAACTTGGTAAAAATATAGGACACTTTTGACTCACTAAGTTCCTGTGAATTATCAAAGTATGGCAACCACGAAATGCTTCCATTTTCACAAGTTAATTTTTACTGTCATCCTTTTGGCATCCATAGTTCTTGAGTGCGGTTTCATTAGGACAGAGGCTGCAGATAAATTTCTTCAACGCAGCCGGATCATCCCTGAACTTGGGCAGTTTACCGAGCGCTTTCGCGTATTCAGGCGGCAATATTCCGGCGATCCTGAAAGAAATGCCGATGGAGCGCAAGAGGTCCCTGCACATCGTGCGCATCATCACAAACTCGGGCTCAGTGGGATGGAAGAGGTACTCCACGCAGTTTTCGATGGAGCCGGGATTGTGACGTGCCGCCGCCGTCGTGGCGGAGAGAAGGGTTGCCACAGAACACACGAGGATGATCATGCCCATGGATTTTGGTAGGCTGTTGTGGGATGCTGCTGCCATTGTTTGATCTTGATGGGATTTACTGTTTCATTACTTGTTTCTGGTGCTTGCGTATTTATTGTGAGTAAACTTACGAGGATGTAAGAGGGCTTGTTAAGGATTTTTGTAACTGAAAATtgcacttatttatttattttgatgcacacttatttattttttaaaaaaataataaaacaaagaagaagaaataattTGACTCATATAAATCGAGTAAAAATCTTATTACAACAGTTCAATTGATGTTTCGAATTTTATAATTCTTCAGTtcattaaatatgatatttattaCAAACACACAACACAAACTACACAGATAAACCACAGAAATCAAAATGCACCAAGTGATTTGAAGCCCTCAAATTTTTAACAGGGAGGTTAGTTTACTTACAGCAGCCAGAATGAAGTTTCATgtcttagaaaaaaaaaaaagagaaccaaaattattttttagaagGGGGAGCCAGCATAGGTACATTCGTCACGTCCTAATCAAACTTTCTACAAATTTACCCATTACACGGATGCCGTATTCCTCCAGATTTTACAGTTGCTGGCCATTTATCAGTGTTGGCTTCGTTTCGAGTCTTGTATTCGCTCTTATCATTTGCCCGAAAAGAATCCATGTTTGCTTTACAACAGAAGCTGAATAAGAGTTCAGCTCTTGCCTCCACCTAAGAATTAATGCCCAAAagttatcaaccaattcagatAGATGTGTATTTGGGAAAAAGTTCCAGTAATTTTTCCAGAGCTCCAGGTAAAAATTTCCTGGCAAACAAATAGCAGGGTCGTCGTCTTCCATTCCACATGCAAGGTCGAATCCAAATTTCTTTCTGCAGTGCAGAATAACAAATTTTCATCAATATGAAATCGACGCAACCTGAACTTAGTACATCGAAGAAAGATACTGACCTTTGCGTCACTGGTAACGTGAACGCTGTCAACAATCGACTGAAAAAATAGTTGGGAAGTGTCAGTTTCAACTTACAGATTTAATTAGATACTAGTGAACGATGCTGCTATGCACAAGTCTAATTTTGAAAGTCCCCATGAGACATCCAATTAAAACTCGGGTAGGAAAGATTATTAGGGAGTGACATTTCTCTCCATTTTTCAGTGATACTGCTCGTTAAAAACTGAAAATAGTGAGCGAAATCAATGATACAAGCATTAGGACCATCGGAACGGCCATtcaaaaatgcaaatatgggaaGAAAAATGAAGCCATAGACACACACAACggacataaaaattaaaaagagcAGCCATACAGTAAGATTTCTTATCAGCTCGTACGTGACATCCTTCGCTTGGTATGATTTTGGATGCCACTTCATTTCTGACCAATCGACATGTGTTATGGACCAATTGGCAATTCCAGATGGATCAATCATCTGATAGAAAACAATCGGATTTATTAAAAGGGGGAGAGCCGTAGGCATCTTTAAAAAATGTGAGGTCTATCGGTTCTCACGTGGAAAAAAGTAGGCAAATAGTGTTCATCAGAATAGCAGTTGCGACCATCCATTCCTGGCTGTTGAATAAACGGAAACAGATGGCAGTAGTGGTTTAGTGAAATGAGACAGCATCCTAAATTTTGagtgaatttttcaaaatacgGAGCATTTTGGTCTAAACAAGATCCAGATAATGACCAGGGGTTGAAACTTACATATCCAAATTGATCTCAAAAGTTTCTAGAGCAATTGTAAAATATTACTCAACAAAAGCATAGGCAACATGCATTTATCCCTAGGGTAGCACTAGAAAACAACAAGATATCCACCAataaatatacaaatatatctCCTTTGCAACAACAACAAAGAGAGCAGCAATGCAATATTAAACTCCATATTAGCCTGAGTTAACTAAACATCCTCCTTTAGGGTTCATGGGATAAAATATTTGGTTAGAAAACGATAAATCAACTCAACGCATATGGAAACACAAACACCGAGATTtagataaaattcaaaatattcggTGATATTTCCATCCAAACAGAACAACAGATGGAAAACCATAAGGTTGTCCTTGGATGGGATGATTTGATTTGGAGAGGAGGATTTGATTGGAGAGGAGGATTTGAACATCATAATTAACATTGCATCTACATGGATTAGCAAGGGGTAGATTTCAATGAACCAAATGAATTTGAAATCCATGGCTTCAAATCCTTCCATCCGGCATCCAAGCACAACCTAAGGGCATTTCATTGCGAACCATAGAATCTGCCAGTTAGGGTAAACACGTTCCTCGATTAATAACTAAATGTCATTTTtgacatttgaatatataaATAGTAAATAGATCAGAGTATAAACCAACAAAGTTATAAATAAAAAGCTTTGAACTATAGGGAAACGAAGTAAAGTTGAcatttaaattaaatagaatCACCCTGCAATAATCCCTGAATTTTGTATAATAAAGACTGTCAGCCATGATTACTAGAGCATGCTTCCGCTTCATTGTGAACCACTGCATTGTATAGCACCGAAAGCATATTACCACAATAattcttaaaaatttaaaatggaGCAGGCTGCAACCTGCAATCAGATTAATCATAATACAAACACACAAACtgtttaaataacaaaaaaccacctgTGAACCCTTTCGAAAGTATTTCTTCTCAACTTCAGGTAACATACGTTCGGAATACCGACCACTTCCATGTGGACCAGGATCCTCAAAGCTGCAGAAAACAGGATTGACGCctcacattaaatgctataattAACAAAAAAAGTTGATTTTGAATAATATGCTTCTTATGTTAATATCTTGTAAAGCTTCTACTCGGCAATCTATCAGTTCATACAAAGCTTAGGGTTGACTATTTCCTGAAGTAAACCTAAATGCTCAGAAACCGGTCTCTGCATATGAGAAGCTTTTCACAAAAGGGAGACAATAAAGTACAGGAGACTTACCAATCCACGAAGCTAGTATTTGTGTACATGAGATAATTGTACACATAATCAAAATCACGAAGTGGTATGCAGCTGCAGTCCGGGAAATTATCTAGTGAGTACTTGATTATTTATATGAGTTACCAAAGTAAaggaaatttttaaaacttaaaagGGAATAATAACGTCACAACCTGTCGGAAAGTAGAATGAATTGTTGGTTGTCTGGATCTTTAAGTGCAT comes from the Henckelia pumila isolate YLH828 chromosome 1, ASM3356847v2, whole genome shotgun sequence genome and includes:
- the LOC140874943 gene encoding oxysterol-binding protein-related protein 4C-like isoform X1, which gives rise to MAFAGRSSYQKVTEGEFGPKPVLTAPLSLEAEESDSSYRAPNILQRVLSLLNSVRPGSDLTRLQLPPLFNIPKSQLQCYGESVYSIGSDMLSKCNNDKSSLNRFVSVVAWSISTLRPLAFGLAPYNPILGETHHVSRGSLNVFLEQVSHHPPVTALHATDETENIELLWCHSPVAKFNGSRIETEVHGKRVLKLVDKNETYTMNSPKLVIKFLPLPGVDWLGNVKIQCPENGFEAELCYRGVTFLPRASVHRSIKGKIFSSSSLETIYEIYGHWDRTVSIKDVSNGKTTVIYNASEAISRLKTPILKDAEAVLPSESTAVWAEVGRNIIQKNWEKAKDAKTDIEERQREFAKKRQSIEEDWVPKHFTVSYSKENGWDCLPKHKYVTPAPICTP
- the LOC140874943 gene encoding oxysterol-binding protein-related protein 4C-like isoform X2; amino-acid sequence: MVTEGEFGPKPVLTAPLSLEAEESDSSYRAPNILQRVLSLLNSVRPGSDLTRLQLPPLFNIPKSQLQCYGESVYSIGSDMLSKCNNDKSSLNRFVSVVAWSISTLRPLAFGLAPYNPILGETHHVSRGSLNVFLEQVSHHPPVTALHATDETENIELLWCHSPVAKFNGSRIETEVHGKRVLKLVDKNETYTMNSPKLVIKFLPLPGVDWLGNVKIQCPENGFEAELCYRGVTFLPRASVHRSIKGKIFSSSSLETIYEIYGHWDRTVSIKDVSNGKTTVIYNASEAISRLKTPILKDAEAVLPSESTAVWAEVGRNIIQKNWEKAKDAKTDIEERQREFAKKRQSIEEDWVPKHFTVSYSKENGWDCLPKHKYVTPAPICTP
- the LOC140878417 gene encoding glycosyltransferase BC10-like isoform X4; this encodes MKDQQILYAPRQRGHLKKPTWIIILISLVSLFLVCAYLYPPQSSSACYIFSSHGCKTLQSWLPPAPTRELSDDEIASQVVIRDILNMASNTSANPKIAFLFLTPGALPFEKLWDKFFQGHEGRFSVYVHAFMDKPVHFSRYFLNREIRSDKVIWGKISMVDAERRLLANALKDPDNQQFILLSDSCIPLRDFDYVYNYLMYTNTSFVDCFEDPGPHGSGRYSERMLPEVEKKYFRKGSQWFTMKRKHALVIMADSLYYTKFRDYCRPGMDGRNCYSDEHYLPTFFHMIDPSGIANWSITHVDWSEMKWHPKSYQAKDVTYELIRNLTSIVDSVHVTSDAKKEIWIRPCMWNGRRRPCYLFARKFLPGALEKLLELFPKYTSI
- the LOC140878417 gene encoding glycosyltransferase BC10-like isoform X2, whose protein sequence is MKDQQILYAPRQRGHLKKPTWIIILISLVSLFLVCAYLYPPQSSSACYIFSSHGCKTLQSWLPPAPTRELSDDEIASQVVIRDILNMASNTSANPKIAFLFLTPGALPFEKLWDKFFQGHEGRFSVYVHAFMDKPVHFSRYFLNREIRSDKVIWGKISMVDAERRLLANALKDPDNQQFILLSDSCIPLRDFDYVYNYLMYTNTSFVDCFEDPGPHGSGRYSERMLPEVEKKYFRKGSQVVFCYLNSLCVCIMINLIAGCSLLHFKFLRIIVVICFRCYTMQWFTMKRKHALVIMADSLYYTKFRDYCRPGMDGRNCYSDEHYLPTFFHMIDPSGIANWSITHVDWSEMKWHPKSYQAKDVTYELIRNLTSIVDSVHVTSDAKKEIWIRPCMWNGRRRPCYLFARKFLPGALEKLLELFPKYTSI
- the LOC140878417 gene encoding uncharacterized protein isoform X5, with the protein product MKDQQILYAPRQRGHLKKPTWIIILISLVSLFLVCAYLYPPQSSSACYIFSSHGCKTLQSWLPPAPTRELSDDEIASQVVIRDILNMASNTSANPKIAFLFLTPGALPFEKLWDKFFQGHEGRFSVYVHAFMDKPVHFSRYFLNREIRSDKVIWGKISMVDAERRLLANALKDPDNQQFILLSDSCIPLRDFDYVYNYLMYTNTSFVDCFEDPGPHGSGRYSERMLPEVEKKYFRKGSQVVFCYLNSLCVCIMINLIAGCSLLHFKFLRIIVVICFRCYTMQWFTMKRKHALVIMADSLYYTKFRDYCRSIVDSVHVTSDAKKEIWIRPCMWNGRRRPCYLFARKFLPGALEKLLELFPKYTSI
- the LOC140878417 gene encoding glycosyltransferase BC10-like isoform X1; amino-acid sequence: MKDQQILYAPRQRGHLKKPTWIIILISLVSLFLVCAYLYPPQSSSACYIFSSHGCKTLQSWLPPAPTRELSDDEIASQVVIRDILNMASNTSANPKIAFLFLTPGALPFEKLWDKFFQGHEGRFSVYVHAFMDKPVHFSRYFLNREIRSDKVIWGKISMVDAERRLLANALKDPDNQQFILLSDSCIPLRDFDYVYNYLMYTNTSFVDCFEDPGPHGSGRYSERMLPEVEKKYFRKGSQVVFCYLNSLCVCIMINLIAGCSLLHFKFLRIIVVICFRCYTMQWFTMKRKHALVIMADSLYYTKFRDYCRPGMDGRNCYSDEHYLPTFFHMIDPSGIANWSITHVDWSEMKWHPKSYQAKDVTYELIRNLTVWLLFLIFMSVVCVYGFIFLPIFAFLNGRSDGPNACIIDFAHYFQFLTSSITEKWREMSLPNNLSYPSFNWMSHGDFQN
- the LOC140878417 gene encoding glycosyltransferase BC10-like isoform X3 translates to MKDQQILYAPRQRGHLKKPTWIIILISLVSLFLVCAYLYPPQSSSACYIFSSHGCKTLQSWLPPAPTRELSDDEIASQVVIRDILNMASNTSANPKIAFLFLTPGALPFEKLWDKFFQGHEGRFSVYVHAFMDKPVHFSRYFLNREIRSDKVIWGKISMVDAERRLLANALKDPDNQQFILLSDSCIPLRDFDYVYNYLMYTNTSFVDCFEDPGPHGSGRYSERMLPEVEKKYFRKGSQWFTMKRKHALVIMADSLYYTKFRDYCRPGMDGRNCYSDEHYLPTFFHMIDPSGIANWSITHVDWSEMKWHPKSYQAKDVTYELIRNLTVWLLFLIFMSVVCVYGFIFLPIFAFLNGRSDGPNACIIDFAHYFQFLTSSITEKWREMSLPNNLSYPSFNWMSHGDFQN